Proteins encoded in a region of the Tautonia rosea genome:
- a CDS encoding WD40/YVTN/BNR-like repeat-containing protein — MCITILFLVCLLFPESPSDPWIAQESGTTHRLRGISVVTDQIAWASGAGGTILRTVDGGNTWERKTVPDADLLDFRDIQAFDANRAYALAIGLGASSQIVKTTDGGTSWNRSFINPDHDGFFDALAFWDADHGLVLGDPVGGRFVILTTNDGGSSWSRIDSIGMPEALPGEGAFAASGTCLVVLGPDHAWFGTSRGRVFRSSDRGQTWTVHQTPIRADSPSAGVFSLSFRDTDHGVALGGDFEQPDQPGQSVALTSDGGRSWRLPRGAEPGGYRSAVVVIPGTEHPSLITVGPSGSDHSLDQGETWTPLGNTGFHAVDAAGLNLVWAVGEDGRISRLLGVRPTTP, encoded by the coding sequence ATGTGCATCACGATCCTGTTCCTCGTCTGCCTCCTTTTCCCAGAATCACCCTCGGACCCCTGGATCGCTCAGGAATCCGGCACAACCCACCGGCTTCGCGGGATCAGTGTCGTGACCGATCAGATTGCCTGGGCCAGCGGCGCCGGAGGCACCATCCTCCGCACCGTCGATGGCGGAAACACCTGGGAGCGCAAGACCGTTCCCGATGCCGATCTTCTGGATTTCCGTGACATCCAGGCCTTCGACGCGAACCGGGCCTACGCCCTTGCCATCGGCCTGGGGGCATCATCCCAGATCGTCAAGACCACCGACGGCGGCACCTCCTGGAACCGTTCCTTCATCAACCCGGATCACGATGGTTTCTTCGATGCCCTGGCCTTCTGGGACGCAGACCACGGCCTCGTCCTTGGAGATCCGGTCGGCGGTCGCTTCGTGATCCTCACAACCAACGACGGCGGCTCAAGCTGGTCTCGCATTGACAGCATCGGAATGCCCGAAGCCCTTCCGGGCGAAGGAGCCTTCGCGGCAAGCGGTACCTGCCTCGTCGTTCTCGGACCTGATCATGCCTGGTTCGGCACCAGCCGCGGACGCGTCTTCCGTTCCTCCGATCGGGGACAAACCTGGACTGTTCATCAAACCCCAATCCGCGCCGACTCCCCCTCTGCAGGTGTCTTCTCACTGTCCTTCCGTGACACCGATCACGGGGTTGCCCTCGGCGGCGATTTTGAACAACCCGACCAACCCGGCCAGAGTGTCGCCCTGACCTCCGACGGTGGCCGCTCCTGGCGATTGCCCCGGGGAGCTGAGCCCGGCGGCTATCGCTCTGCCGTGGTCGTCATTCCAGGAACCGAACACCCATCCCTGATCACCGTTGGCCCGAGCGGATCGGATCACTCCCTCGATCAAGGCGAAACCTGGACACCCCTTGGCAACACCGGGTTCCACGCAGTCGACGCTGCCGGTCTCAACCTGGTCTGGGCCGTGGGAGAGGACGGACGCATTTCCCGGCTCCTTGGAGTCCGCCCAACCACTCCCTGA
- a CDS encoding Gfo/Idh/MocA family protein: MRLGLIGSTGHWQSYAPALDRVPGLVLVAVAPAGPEESTGAFDHAPGLTIQTRRYEDARRLLDAEHLDVVQICGRSDRIPVWIRLCLERGLPVMAEKPLAIDLETLEILFKLAQNTGASLVPMHTMRGVAELAAVRRVVRAGAIGDPLLSFSQKSYKWGRSRPDSWRSRDTFPGIAPWAGIHAFDWLHWILGDEFTSICGHEGITAHPDFPACASQAAFVLTMRNGGLASVTLDYLRPESAPTHGDERVRIAGTLGVVDLVLADRKLSMTTAQEPPRTLSPDPQIDLFTRFAHSLRGEEPPPLTLHEACRITEIALKAQLAAETHQTLPLTDSPYCSR; the protein is encoded by the coding sequence ATGCGACTCGGCTTGATCGGATCGACTGGACACTGGCAAAGCTATGCCCCAGCCCTCGATCGGGTTCCCGGTCTGGTACTCGTGGCGGTCGCCCCCGCCGGACCGGAGGAATCGACGGGAGCCTTCGACCATGCCCCCGGCCTGACGATCCAAACCCGTCGTTACGAGGATGCCCGCCGCTTGCTCGACGCCGAACACCTCGACGTGGTGCAGATCTGCGGCCGGTCCGACCGCATCCCCGTATGGATACGTCTCTGCCTTGAACGCGGTTTGCCCGTTATGGCCGAAAAACCGCTGGCCATCGATCTCGAAACGCTTGAGATCCTGTTCAAGCTCGCGCAGAACACAGGGGCATCCCTTGTTCCCATGCACACCATGCGAGGCGTCGCCGAGTTGGCGGCAGTCCGTCGAGTCGTCCGAGCTGGCGCCATTGGTGATCCGCTTCTGAGCTTCAGCCAGAAAAGTTACAAATGGGGCCGCTCCCGCCCTGATTCCTGGCGCAGTCGAGATACCTTTCCTGGCATTGCCCCCTGGGCCGGCATTCATGCCTTTGACTGGCTTCACTGGATTCTAGGCGACGAGTTTACCTCGATTTGCGGACACGAAGGAATCACAGCTCATCCCGATTTCCCGGCATGTGCCAGCCAGGCGGCGTTCGTACTCACCATGCGTAACGGCGGTCTGGCCTCTGTCACCCTCGACTATCTCCGTCCCGAGTCCGCCCCCACTCACGGAGACGAACGCGTGCGCATCGCTGGAACGCTCGGCGTGGTCGACCTGGTTCTGGCTGATCGTAAGCTCTCGATGACTACCGCGCAGGAACCGCCTCGGACGCTCTCCCCTGACCCTCAGATCGACCTGTTTACGCGCTTTGCTCATTCGTTGCGTGGTGAGGAACCTCCTCCTTTGACCTTGCACGAAGCCTGCCGCATTACCGAGATTGCGCTCAAGGCCCAGCTTGCCGCCGAGACTCACCAAACACTCCCATTGACTGACTCCCCCTATTGCTCCCGTTAA
- a CDS encoding right-handed parallel beta-helix repeat-containing protein: MSRLSRVKRWIGRTAAVVGAALAVTIASGDEVAPGPDEQQLPFAMHSEMTDRPTITVGRSDADLIGTDNRVLQAAVDYVAGLGGGVVSIGEGEYLMHDSLHLRSGVTVRGVYGKTVLRKARAAVSPLVLDGDFGEQQITVEQPSGFGVGHGVAVWDSRAGGFHTTVARITGGRENTFSIDKPLMADCMVSNGAIAATVFPVVSGVEIEGARVEDLVIEGNKEENLYLNGCRGAGIYLYRGFGTVLQGCMVRNYHGDGISFQQSNDVSVINCISEENTHLGLHPGSGSQRPEVRGCLARKNGTDGLFLCWRVRHGTFEDNVLEENGQFGISIGHKDSDNLLRANRVVRNAENGVFFRNESEGMSPHRNRLEGNVIEDNGREPGTAGIRIRGEPSGLIFEQNVIRDTRPDAERTQTVGILVEPQVGPIHVGSNRIEAATVIDDRRDSLDGTPDPSVP, translated from the coding sequence ATGAGTCGCTTGAGTCGCGTTAAGAGATGGATCGGAAGGACGGCGGCAGTGGTCGGAGCGGCGCTGGCAGTGACCATCGCCTCGGGAGACGAGGTTGCTCCCGGGCCTGATGAGCAGCAGTTACCCTTTGCGATGCACTCGGAGATGACGGATCGGCCAACGATCACCGTAGGGCGGTCCGACGCCGATCTGATCGGAACCGACAATCGGGTGTTGCAAGCGGCAGTGGACTATGTGGCGGGCCTGGGGGGAGGTGTCGTATCGATCGGGGAAGGGGAGTATCTGATGCACGACTCGCTCCACCTTCGGAGCGGTGTCACCGTGCGAGGGGTGTACGGGAAGACGGTCTTGCGCAAGGCCAGGGCGGCGGTGTCTCCGCTGGTGCTGGATGGAGATTTCGGCGAGCAACAGATCACGGTGGAACAGCCGTCGGGGTTTGGGGTCGGCCACGGAGTGGCGGTCTGGGACAGCCGAGCAGGAGGGTTCCACACCACCGTCGCTCGGATTACGGGAGGACGCGAAAACACGTTTTCGATTGACAAGCCTTTGATGGCGGATTGCATGGTGTCGAACGGTGCGATAGCTGCCACGGTGTTTCCCGTGGTGAGTGGAGTGGAGATCGAGGGGGCTCGGGTCGAGGACTTGGTGATCGAAGGAAATAAAGAAGAAAATCTTTACTTGAATGGTTGCAGAGGTGCGGGAATCTATTTGTATCGAGGGTTTGGAACAGTGCTCCAGGGGTGCATGGTTCGAAATTATCATGGCGATGGCATCAGCTTTCAACAATCGAATGATGTGTCGGTCATCAATTGCATCAGCGAGGAGAACACACATCTCGGCCTTCATCCGGGCAGTGGTTCGCAACGGCCGGAGGTGAGGGGATGCTTGGCCAGGAAGAACGGGACGGACGGCCTGTTTCTGTGCTGGCGGGTGCGACATGGGACGTTTGAGGACAACGTGCTGGAAGAAAACGGCCAGTTCGGGATCTCGATCGGTCATAAAGACTCAGATAATCTGCTGCGAGCGAATCGTGTGGTTCGGAATGCGGAGAATGGCGTGTTCTTCCGGAACGAGTCGGAAGGGATGTCGCCTCACCGAAATCGGCTGGAAGGAAATGTGATCGAGGATAACGGTCGAGAACCTGGGACAGCGGGAATTCGAATTCGTGGAGAGCCGTCGGGACTGATTTTTGAACAGAATGTGATCCGAGACACGCGTCCCGACGCTGAGCGAACCCAGACGGTTGGGATCCTGGTGGAGCCTCAAGTGGGTCCGATTCACGTGGGATCAAATCGGATCGAGGCGGCCACGGTGATTGATGATCGTCGCGATTCGCTCGACGGCACACCGGACCCTTCGGTACCATGA
- a CDS encoding DUF1501 domain-containing protein, which translates to MNPFTPNTSRRAFLADLGMGFTGLALGAMLYRDGIARADEFGSWAPPDGLPHFAPKAKRVIWLFMIGGTSHLESFDPKPALNRFAGKTISETPYQDVLESPYTENVRIAIQNDANGHIRHELYPLQVGYSKRGESGIEVSDWWPEVGDCIDDLAVIRSLWTTNDNHGAQLQFHTGRHSLEGPFPTIGSWVHYGLGSLNEELPQFVVLGTPIADCCGGLNGHGASYLGPEHDGVQLEIDPKNPLPFAAPGPDVYREEQADAFSLIDRLNRISAVQYPDDAQLRARIKSYELAFRMQMSVPEVVDFASETPETQRLYGLDRDETRTFGQQCLTARRLVERGVRFVQIFHGSNGGAGAWDAHSSLKSGHSKLCGQVDQPIGGLLKDLKRRGLLDDTLVVWATEFGRTPGSQNGDGRDHHPFGFSAWMAGGGVKGGVVHGATDELGFHAVENRHYVTDIHATVLHQLGLDSRKLEVPGFKRLDIDHGKPIREILA; encoded by the coding sequence ATGAACCCCTTCACCCCGAACACCTCTCGACGTGCCTTCCTGGCCGACCTCGGCATGGGCTTCACCGGCCTTGCCCTTGGTGCAATGCTCTATCGCGACGGCATTGCCCGGGCCGACGAGTTCGGCTCGTGGGCCCCGCCCGACGGCCTCCCTCACTTCGCCCCGAAGGCCAAGCGCGTCATCTGGCTCTTCATGATCGGCGGCACGAGCCATCTGGAAAGCTTCGATCCCAAACCCGCCCTGAATCGCTTCGCGGGCAAAACTATCAGCGAAACACCCTATCAGGACGTGCTCGAATCTCCTTATACCGAGAACGTCCGAATCGCCATCCAGAACGACGCGAACGGCCACATCCGCCACGAACTCTATCCGCTTCAGGTCGGCTATTCCAAGCGAGGTGAAAGTGGCATCGAGGTCAGCGACTGGTGGCCTGAGGTCGGGGACTGCATCGACGATCTCGCGGTCATTCGCTCCCTCTGGACCACCAACGACAACCACGGTGCTCAGCTTCAATTCCACACCGGCCGCCACTCCCTCGAAGGCCCCTTCCCGACCATCGGCTCGTGGGTTCATTACGGTCTCGGTTCGCTCAACGAGGAACTCCCTCAATTCGTCGTCCTCGGAACTCCCATCGCCGACTGCTGCGGCGGCCTGAACGGCCACGGCGCTAGCTACCTCGGTCCCGAGCACGACGGGGTCCAGCTTGAAATCGACCCGAAGAATCCCCTCCCCTTTGCCGCCCCTGGCCCCGACGTCTACCGCGAGGAACAGGCCGACGCCTTCAGCCTCATCGACCGTCTCAACCGCATCTCCGCCGTTCAGTACCCCGACGACGCCCAGCTTCGCGCTCGCATCAAGTCGTATGAATTGGCGTTCCGCATGCAGATGTCTGTTCCTGAAGTGGTCGATTTCGCCTCCGAGACACCCGAGACGCAACGACTCTACGGCCTTGACCGCGACGAAACCCGCACCTTCGGCCAGCAGTGCCTCACCGCCCGACGACTGGTCGAGCGCGGTGTTCGCTTCGTCCAGATCTTCCACGGCTCCAACGGTGGCGCAGGGGCCTGGGACGCCCACTCAAGCCTCAAATCGGGCCATTCGAAGCTCTGCGGCCAGGTCGATCAACCAATCGGTGGATTACTCAAAGACCTGAAACGTCGTGGCCTGCTCGACGACACCCTCGTCGTCTGGGCGACCGAGTTCGGCCGAACCCCCGGCTCGCAGAACGGCGACGGCCGCGATCACCACCCCTTCGGCTTTTCCGCCTGGATGGCTGGCGGCGGTGTCAAGGGCGGCGTCGTGCATGGCGCGACGGACGAACTTGGCTTCCACGCCGTCGAGAACCGCCACTACGTCACCGACATCCACGCCACTGTCCTGCACCAGCTCGGCCTCGACTCTCGCAAGCTTGAAGTGCCTGGCTTCAAGCGGCTCGACATCGACCACGGCAAGCCAATCCGCGAGATCCTTGCTTGA
- a CDS encoding aminotransferase family protein, which translates to MATASQSMPDLITEAQAYEERFLRQIFVRDQMAEWSKHPLIMARAEDVSYWDVNGKHYHDALSGIYVASIGHNNRKVIDAIKEQFDRLTFSPAMHGTNPVAVQLANLLAELAPGDLEAVKFQCGGSEVTEAAIKLARQYHRLTGSPGKYKIISRYQSWHGSTLGALSASGLKARKTVNEPMAPGFLHVFPPTCYRCPFGKTYPSCELTCATIIEQVIAMEDPETVAAIMVEPIGHTGGVIDPPEEYLPMLREICNRHNILLIFDEIITGFGRTGHLFAAETFGVVPDVLCVAKGMSGGYAPLSAMICRRPIADAFWGPIESNPGFVEGHTFEGNPISCAAGIAVIREILDRDLCGNAREQGARLRAGFERLAERHGVIGDIRGKGLFQAIEFVRDSVTKEPLPDAFGVRVGRRALEHGLLCRFDPNWIAFGPPLIVTAEQIDSMVAILDRSLGEVLAETGA; encoded by the coding sequence ATGGCGACCGCGTCTCAGTCAATGCCCGACCTGATCACCGAAGCCCAGGCGTACGAAGAACGCTTCTTGCGGCAGATATTCGTGCGAGACCAGATGGCGGAGTGGTCGAAACATCCCTTGATCATGGCTCGAGCCGAGGATGTTTCGTATTGGGATGTGAATGGAAAGCATTACCATGATGCCTTGTCGGGCATTTACGTGGCCTCGATTGGACACAATAACCGCAAGGTGATTGATGCGATCAAGGAACAGTTTGACCGCTTGACATTCTCTCCCGCCATGCACGGGACAAATCCTGTGGCGGTGCAATTGGCGAACCTGCTGGCCGAACTGGCTCCTGGTGATCTGGAGGCGGTGAAGTTTCAGTGCGGTGGGTCGGAAGTGACGGAGGCGGCGATCAAGCTGGCCCGACAGTATCACCGGCTGACCGGATCACCGGGGAAATACAAAATCATTAGTCGGTATCAGTCGTGGCACGGATCGACGCTGGGGGCACTGTCGGCGTCGGGGCTAAAGGCCCGAAAAACCGTCAACGAGCCGATGGCGCCGGGATTCCTACACGTGTTCCCGCCAACCTGCTACCGATGTCCATTCGGCAAGACTTATCCGAGCTGCGAGCTCACTTGCGCGACGATCATCGAACAGGTGATCGCGATGGAAGATCCGGAGACGGTTGCGGCGATCATGGTTGAGCCGATCGGGCACACGGGGGGCGTGATCGACCCGCCCGAAGAATACTTGCCGATGTTGAGGGAGATCTGCAATCGTCACAACATTCTCTTGATCTTTGACGAAATTATTACCGGATTTGGCCGGACGGGGCATCTGTTTGCGGCGGAGACATTCGGCGTGGTGCCCGACGTGCTGTGCGTGGCCAAGGGAATGAGCGGCGGCTATGCACCTCTGTCGGCGATGATTTGTCGAAGGCCGATTGCCGATGCGTTCTGGGGACCGATCGAGTCAAACCCCGGTTTTGTGGAGGGGCATACGTTTGAGGGGAACCCGATCTCGTGCGCGGCGGGAATCGCAGTGATCCGAGAGATTCTGGATCGTGACCTTTGCGGCAATGCGCGGGAGCAGGGGGCTCGGCTCCGGGCAGGGTTCGAGCGACTGGCGGAACGTCATGGAGTGATTGGGGACATCCGGGGGAAAGGCTTGTTCCAGGCGATCGAGTTTGTTCGAGACTCGGTGACAAAGGAGCCGCTGCCCGACGCGTTTGGCGTGCGGGTGGGGCGTCGAGCGTTGGAGCATGGATTGCTGTGTCGGTTCGACCCGAACTGGATCGCGTTCGGTCCACCGTTGATCGTCACTGCGGAACAGATTGACTCGATGGTGGCGATCCTCGACCGGAGCCTTGGCGAGGTGCTGGCCGAGACCGGAGCATAA
- a CDS encoding PSD1 and planctomycete cytochrome C domain-containing protein: MVLRLSAVVILTGLLMPPLAGADEVEVDYLRDIKPVLTARCYSCHGALKQEAELRLDTVALMLVGSNAGPVIEPGNVEESYLLHVLTTEDGLRMPPEGEPLTDEQIAHLRSWIASGAPAPDDEAPQQDPMDHWAFQAPVRPEVPDAPSPKWGSNPIDAFLAAEHQRLGLSPLPEADPALLLRRLALDLTGLAPARDELLAFLTDPSPDAYDRAVDRLLDSPHYGERWGRHWMDVWRYSDWDGYGQEVRESQPHIWRWRDWIVESLNDDLGYDQMVQAMLAADEIAPDDPDTLRATGFLVRNWYKFNRNIWLDATVEHTGKAFLGLTINCAKCHDHKYDPIPQVDYYRFRALFEPHEIATDPIPGQPDTSKDGLVRVFDAHADRPTYLFERGEESMPVESRRLEPAIPRMFGEGPEISSVSLPSTAFYPGLRDHVRRETLDSARAAVETARTALEQVQADSAEENPETSEAPLSPLRLSEQGLKAALADLDAVEARLAADDARYANDPDTRQIELLTIRAGLSERRATLARAERDKFLAEKALADARAALSEDDPKTAQAVTAAEKTLTNAINAADEAARALDGPLPSSYSPFGPVRPATSTGRRLALAHWITDRHNPLTARVAVNHIWMRHFGEPLVESVFDFGINGSAPSHPELLDWLAVELIESGWSLKHLHRLIVTSQAYRMQSWSDPDHPNTRIDSQNRFLWRMNPRRMESELVRDNVLRVAGSLDPTLGGPDLAPESALDTPRRSLYFRHAKEKRSTFLKLFDSANVTSCYRRDVSVAPQQALALSNSSLTLGQARLLAGKLSEELSENTDPSFIALAFEQVLGRAPSPEERDACLNYLQTQPDRLADAEALTPFESGPESAVPPSTDPHQRARQNLVHVLMNHSDFLTIR, from the coding sequence ATGGTGTTGCGTCTCTCGGCTGTGGTCATTCTGACCGGGCTCTTGATGCCGCCCCTGGCAGGAGCGGACGAGGTCGAGGTTGATTACCTCCGCGACATCAAGCCAGTGCTGACCGCACGGTGTTACTCCTGCCACGGTGCCCTGAAGCAAGAAGCCGAGCTAAGGCTCGATACGGTCGCGCTGATGCTGGTCGGGAGCAACGCCGGCCCGGTCATTGAACCGGGCAACGTCGAGGAGAGCTACCTCCTCCACGTCCTCACCACCGAGGACGGTCTCCGGATGCCCCCCGAGGGCGAACCACTTACCGACGAGCAGATCGCTCACCTTCGTTCCTGGATCGCCTCTGGGGCCCCCGCCCCGGACGATGAAGCCCCCCAGCAAGACCCGATGGATCACTGGGCCTTCCAGGCCCCCGTCCGGCCCGAGGTGCCCGACGCCCCCTCCCCAAAATGGGGATCGAACCCAATTGACGCCTTTCTTGCCGCAGAGCATCAGCGCCTTGGTCTCTCCCCCTTGCCCGAGGCCGACCCCGCCCTCTTGCTCCGCCGCCTTGCGCTTGACCTGACCGGCCTGGCACCGGCCCGAGACGAGTTGCTCGCCTTCCTCACCGACCCGAGCCCCGATGCCTACGATCGCGCCGTCGATCGCCTCCTCGACAGCCCCCATTACGGCGAACGCTGGGGCCGTCACTGGATGGACGTCTGGCGCTACAGCGACTGGGACGGCTACGGCCAGGAAGTCCGCGAAAGCCAGCCGCACATCTGGCGATGGCGCGACTGGATCGTCGAATCGCTCAACGACGACCTCGGCTACGACCAGATGGTCCAGGCCATGCTCGCCGCCGACGAGATCGCCCCCGACGACCCCGATACCCTCCGCGCCACCGGCTTCCTCGTCCGCAATTGGTACAAGTTCAACCGCAACATCTGGCTCGACGCCACCGTCGAGCACACCGGCAAGGCCTTCCTCGGCCTGACGATCAATTGCGCCAAGTGCCACGATCACAAGTACGACCCCATCCCCCAGGTCGACTACTACCGTTTTCGAGCCCTCTTCGAACCTCATGAGATCGCCACCGACCCCATCCCCGGCCAGCCTGATACCTCGAAAGACGGCCTCGTCCGCGTCTTCGACGCTCACGCTGACCGCCCCACCTATCTGTTCGAGCGTGGCGAGGAATCGATGCCGGTCGAGAGCCGCCGCCTCGAACCCGCCATCCCTCGGATGTTTGGCGAGGGTCCTGAAATCTCCTCCGTTTCGTTACCATCGACCGCCTTTTATCCTGGTCTCCGCGATCACGTGCGCCGCGAAACGCTCGACAGCGCGAGAGCTGCCGTCGAAACCGCTCGGACGGCGCTGGAGCAGGTACAGGCCGATTCTGCCGAAGAGAATCCTGAAACCTCGGAGGCTCCCCTCTCCCCCCTCCGGCTCTCCGAACAAGGGCTGAAAGCCGCCCTGGCCGACCTCGACGCCGTCGAGGCTCGCCTCGCAGCCGACGACGCCCGATACGCAAACGACCCCGACACTCGCCAGATTGAACTGTTGACCATCCGTGCTGGCCTGTCCGAACGTCGAGCCACCCTGGCTCGGGCCGAACGCGACAAGTTCCTCGCCGAAAAGGCACTCGCCGACGCCCGTGCCGCACTGTCCGAAGACGACCCCAAGACCGCCCAGGCCGTCACCGCTGCCGAGAAGACACTCACCAACGCAATCAACGCCGCCGACGAGGCCGCCAGGGCCCTCGACGGCCCATTGCCCTCCTCTTACTCCCCATTCGGTCCCGTACGACCCGCGACCAGCACCGGCAGGCGTCTTGCCCTGGCCCATTGGATCACCGATCGGCATAACCCTCTCACAGCTCGCGTTGCGGTCAATCACATCTGGATGCGCCACTTTGGCGAACCGCTCGTCGAGTCCGTCTTCGACTTCGGCATCAACGGGTCTGCCCCCTCGCATCCCGAGCTGCTCGACTGGCTTGCCGTCGAGCTGATCGAATCCGGGTGGAGCCTCAAGCATCTGCATCGCCTGATCGTCACCTCGCAAGCCTATCGGATGCAGTCCTGGTCCGACCCCGACCACCCGAACACACGCATCGACTCCCAAAACCGATTCCTCTGGCGCATGAACCCCCGTCGGATGGAATCGGAATTGGTCCGCGATAACGTGCTCCGGGTTGCCGGATCGCTCGACCCCACACTCGGCGGACCCGACCTTGCTCCCGAGTCGGCCCTTGACACCCCGCGCCGAAGTCTCTATTTCCGACACGCCAAGGAAAAGCGGTCCACGTTCCTAAAACTCTTCGACTCGGCCAACGTCACCTCCTGCTACCGTCGCGACGTGAGCGTCGCGCCTCAGCAGGCGCTTGCGCTCTCGAACAGTTCGTTGACCCTCGGCCAGGCCCGGCTCCTCGCCGGCAAGCTCTCGGAGGAGTTGAGCGAGAACACCGACCCTTCCTTCATCGCCCTCGCCTTCGAGCAGGTTCTCGGCCGCGCCCCAAGCCCCGAGGAACGCGACGCCTGCCTGAACTACCTCCAGACGCAGCCCGATCGGCTCGCCGACGCCGAAGCCCTCACCCCCTTCGAAAGCGGCCCCGAAAGTGCCGTACCCCCCTCGACCGACCCCCATCAGCGCGCCCGGCAAAACCTCGTCCATGTGCTGATGAACCACTCCGACTTCCTCACGATCCGCTGA
- a CDS encoding M20 family metallopeptidase, with protein sequence MNSVNGIPLEQCTRLRNRVSEAVIRDRLLTIASRLISVPSPTGEAGAAADVLAEILGEEGFAVERPEAGHPAAPAVVARLEGKRPGKTLQFDGHLDTVHLPFVPFAVEGGRIRGSGSSDMKGGLAAAVEGMLAARDAGVLEAGTILLTAHDLHEAPWGFGLQFDRMLMDGIVGDAVLIPEPLCGHLPVAGRGQACWKITIRRDGSPVHEVMRDPEAPRVIPVGAELVRRLHALDDRLAGQVDAVAGRSSVFVGQLHAGEIYNQDPAICWLEGTRRWVPGCDRHEVEAEFRGMLAELAAETGTQIDSEFQLVRDAYALDLNSTFVSVFQAARVAIDGEPLPTGPKAFVDDGNSVSALAGVPSITHGPFAGGQHTVEEWASIEDLMRVATLYALTAALFCPQG encoded by the coding sequence ATGAATAGTGTGAATGGGATTCCGCTGGAACAATGCACGCGATTGCGCAATCGCGTGAGCGAGGCCGTGATCCGAGATCGGCTGCTGACGATTGCGTCTCGCTTGATCTCGGTTCCAAGCCCGACGGGGGAGGCCGGAGCCGCGGCGGATGTCCTGGCCGAAATCCTGGGGGAGGAAGGCTTCGCCGTGGAACGCCCCGAGGCCGGACATCCGGCGGCCCCGGCGGTGGTCGCTCGGCTCGAAGGAAAGCGGCCGGGCAAGACCCTTCAGTTCGACGGACACCTGGATACGGTGCATCTCCCTTTCGTGCCGTTCGCGGTGGAAGGAGGTCGAATCCGGGGAAGCGGATCGTCGGACATGAAGGGAGGGCTGGCGGCGGCAGTGGAGGGAATGCTCGCCGCCCGGGATGCAGGGGTGCTGGAGGCGGGGACAATTCTGCTGACCGCCCACGATTTACATGAAGCACCCTGGGGATTCGGTCTGCAGTTTGATCGGATGTTAATGGACGGGATCGTGGGAGACGCGGTCCTGATTCCTGAACCACTCTGTGGACACTTGCCGGTGGCGGGTCGAGGTCAGGCCTGCTGGAAGATCACGATTCGGCGTGACGGCTCGCCAGTTCACGAGGTCATGCGCGATCCCGAAGCGCCGAGAGTCATTCCGGTTGGCGCAGAGCTGGTACGGCGGCTTCACGCGCTGGATGATCGCCTTGCTGGTCAGGTGGACGCAGTTGCCGGTCGGTCGAGCGTCTTCGTAGGACAGTTGCACGCAGGGGAGATTTACAATCAAGATCCGGCGATCTGCTGGTTGGAGGGCACCCGGCGCTGGGTTCCCGGTTGTGATCGGCACGAAGTGGAAGCCGAGTTTCGAGGGATGCTGGCCGAACTGGCCGCGGAGACCGGAACGCAGATCGACTCGGAGTTTCAACTAGTTCGGGATGCATACGCGCTCGATCTCAATTCCACGTTTGTGAGTGTGTTTCAAGCAGCACGTGTCGCAATCGATGGCGAACCCCTGCCGACGGGGCCGAAAGCGTTTGTGGATGACGGGAATAGCGTGTCGGCGCTGGCCGGCGTGCCGAGCATTACGCATGGCCCTTTCGCGGGAGGGCAGCACACGGTCGAGGAGTGGGCTTCGATCGAGGATCTGATGCGTGTGGCCACGCTTTACGCGCTCACAGCAGCCTTGTTCTGTCCCCAAGGATGA